In Coregonus clupeaformis isolate EN_2021a chromosome 7, ASM2061545v1, whole genome shotgun sequence, one genomic interval encodes:
- the LOC121569199 gene encoding caveolae-associated protein 4a codes for MADKLGLAVGDDTTSIMALLERVAGIIDNVQACQARMEERQLELENSVKTIQEDVVKLTVNHAATSSTVDKLLEKTRKVSCHIKDVRVRVENQNIRVKKVEITQEELLAKNKFRVVIYQGDSEVPAVAAGKEPKEPSEPKAPKPSAAEVEPDHFELPPESDEEYMVVEEASSTAAKMKKSGLSRIESFKSTFSRVNMTKTKENMSSKVGQMGERIVSTERREKIRQSGERLKQSGSRLKESIASHVPAKLKKERTVAEGQEGAEGVTEDAAPIPPPKGRKSASPDLAYTEVTKEAEDGGEDEVPIHDIKRLS; via the exons ATGGCTGATAAACTGGGTCTGGCTGTGGGGGACGATACGACTTCCATCATGGCGCTATTGGAGCGCGTGGCAGGCATCATTGACAACGTGCAGGCATGCCAGGCGCGTATGGAGGAGAGGCAGCTAGAGCTGGAGAACAGTGTCAAGACCATCCAGGAGGACGTGGTGAAGCTGACGGTAAACCATGCCGCCACCAGCAGCACAGTGGACAAGCTGCTGGAGAAGACGCGCAAGGTCAGCTGCCACATCAAGGACGTCCGGGTACGGGTGGAGAATCAGAACATCCGGGTCAAGAAGGTGGAAATAACCCAGGAGGAACTGTTGGCCAAGAACAAGTTCCGGGTTGTTATCTACCAG GGCGACAGTGAGGTGCCAGCTGTGGCAGCCGGAAAGGAACCCAAAGAACCCAGTGAACCCAAGGCACCCAAACCGTCGGCGGCCGAAGTGGAGCCAGACCACTTTGAGCTCCCCCCTGAGTCTGATGAGGAGTACATGGTGGTGGAGGAAGCCTCGTCCACGGCCGCCAAGATGAAGAAATCAGGCCTGAGCCGCATCGAGAGCTTCAAATCTACCTTCTCCCGCGTGAACATGACCAAGACGAAAGAGAACATGAGCAGCAAGGTTGGCCAGATGGGTGAGCGCATCGTATCAACTGAGCGCCGGGAGAAGATCCGCCAGTCCGGCGAGAGGCTCAAGCAGTCCGGCTCGCGGCTCAAGGAATCCATTGCCAGCCATGTACCAGCCAAACTCAAGAAGGAGAGGACTGTGGCGGAGGGCCAGGAGGGGGCCGAGGGGGTCACTGAGGATGCCGCACCCATCCCACCACCCAAGGGACGCAAATCTGCAAGCCCTGACCTTGCCTACACGGAGGTGACCAAGGAGgctgaggatggaggagaggacgaGGTACCGATACATGATATCAAGCGGCTCTCCTAA